GTCATGGAACTCAATGGTGGATGGGTATGTGAAGTTTGGTGAGATGGGGAATGCACATAAGTTGTTCGATGAAATGCCTGAGAGAAATGTGGGGTCTTGGAATGTTGTGATTAAGGGCTATTTGGATGGTAAGAATCCAGGCCTAGTGTTGAAGTTGTTTAGGAAAATGGTGAAGGTAGGTGGTAGAGGGAATGATACGACGATTGTAAGTGTGGTTACTGCTTGTGGCAGATCACGTAGATTGAAAGAAGGAAAATCGGTTCATGCTTTTATTATTCGGACGTTGACAGATGTATCATTGTTTATTGGCACGGCTCTAATTGATATGTACTGTAGATGTGAGCGATCAGATGTTGCTCGGAGTATCTTTGATAGAATGCTCATCAAGAATTTGGTATGTTGGAATGCGATGATTACAGGGCAATCTATACATGGAAACCCAAGACACGGGCTTCAGTTATTCGATAAAATGTTAAACCTTGATAAAGTAATCCCAGATGAAATCACTTATGTAGGTGTATTATGTGCTTGTGCACGGATAGGCTTGATGCCAGAAGGTAAAAACCATTTTCTTGAAATGACTAAGGTCTATGGTATAAAGCCCAGTTTTGCACATTATTTTTGCATGGCTAATCTCTATGCTAGCCATGGTTTAGTTGACGAAGCAGTTGATTTCTTGAAGAGTATGCCAGTTGATATCAGCATTTCACCCCAATCACCATTATGGGCTGGTTTACTAGGATCGTGTCGTTTTAGAGGTGATGTGGCTATAGGAGAGCAAATTGCTACAGCTCTAATTGAGGCTGACCCGTTGAATCATTCACATTATGTGCTGCTTATTTTAATCTATGCAGTAGCAGGGCGGTGGGATGATGTAAACAGGATGAAGTGTATAATGAAAGAGAGAGGAATTAGGGTACCAGGTTTTAGTCTTTTAGATTTAACAGATATAGTTAACAGTCTTGAAGTCGGAGACAAACTGGAAGATCGAATAGCTAGTCTCAATGGATGATTTAAGGGTTTGTTTTGTTAATTCGTCTCTGGTCCTGTCTCTGTTCGGTCAAAATACACAGAGTCAGCGATGCTAAATCAGGCTAGTTTTGGTACAATTAGAACGATTAATGTGTGTGCATCACGACAGACGTAACGAACGTGGCACTAGCCTGTCTGTTTGAACAAATATGTTTTAGGGATTACTTGATGCATACATTTCGAGAAGCAATTATCTTTTATCAAAATGAAGTTTGCTAAATTGAAAGCCTTTTGGTCTGAGTTTGTACTATGTCATCTGGAGAAACTGTAGCTGCTTTTCCCTTTTCCCGCATAGTATGAATAACATTAATCTCTCATTGTTGACACAGTAAAAACGCCTTTGGTCATATTTATTGTGATTAACTTTTACATGCATATGCATGACTGTAGGACATTTTATACGAGAAGGCAGTGTGTTAACTTTGGCTTCTTTTTGAGCTCATATTGCTTTGCAGGTTCACTGTAAACAGCTACTGCAAAACAGCTACAACAGTTGTAAATTGTGCACTGCAGGCTTGTTTCCCTTTTAGTTAAGGAGGTAATAGTAGTTCTGTTCTAAATATAATCCAGAATTTACATAACTAGAATGTTTATACCCTTCAACTTCACTTTCGTCAAATACAAACCAGTTAACCTCCATATTCGATTACAAAATGAAATTGAGTTGTTTAAAAGAAAGGTTTACTGTAACATGTATGTTCTATTATCACTCTAAGATTCCATGTATTGGCATGGAGGAGGGCTTGTTTTTGTCTTCTGAGGACCTGCAACTATTGAATGCAGCCCACATTAATTACACAATGTTCTAGCATGACCAAAATgtgttaaaaaataaaataaaaaataaaaatgtgtcttAAAATACAAAAGACCTGGGTGACATCATTTACTTGGTTTTTTTTAACCCAGTTTAGTCATCTAGTAGAGTTAGCACTTTCGACCTGTTCAGTTATTTACCGTTTGATTGGTTTATGCTTCATCTCAGTCAGATTAACAAAAAGATTTAACCAAATAGGTCAAATTTTGCTCAAGTATTTTCACAGAACTACTTTTAAAATTGCTTtgtttataattatataaaacaaTAAGTCATGGTTAAAAAATTATAAATAGCTCAGATCTGCTAATTTTGCTACCTCTCTTTAGTCTCTAGTAAACTTAAAGTTGAGATTGGATAGAACATACCATGAATTCCTCGCATCTCAATTTCGCGCAATTCTTGGACGAGGGCACAACAGCAGCAGCATAAATGCAGATGAAAATCACCACCCCACCCTCCCTATGTAATGTAACATAACAGATGCAAGTTATTCTTTAAGTATGCAGAAACTAGACAATTTTTAAATAAGATTTTTCAGATAAATGAATCATGAGTTTCAGCCAAACTGAGAATGAAGATATCAACCTAGTAATTTTTTAACAGAAACAGAAGGTGAAAAAACCCTGATTGCAAGCCTGTATTACAAGAAACGAAACGAAAAAAGACTATTACCCTGATGTTCAAAGCGGTCCGAAGCTTCTTCCTGATGCAACAAGTATAACAACAGCATGAGGCTATTAAGGAGTAAGCCATTAGCTCGTGGCAGGCATCTGTAGACGCTGATCAAGAAAACCGATTTTAGTATACTAACAACAAAATAATCATATATACTCTAACTGCCAACTGATGATATAAAACTTGAGATGCCAATATCAAACGAGTCATACAATAAGGCACGTCAGAAAATAAGATCTAATGTAGTATGCTGAATCAGCAAGTGTTGCATCTTACTCATATGTGTGTTTGTTGCCACCGTAGCTATTTTTGAGAGTGTTCCACATGGAAAAAAGAAGGTTTTTAAGCCTGCAGCATCAACACATGCAATTTGCTTAGAAAACATGCTATAACAACAAACTTTAAAATAACAGCACTGCACAAGGGTATAACTGAAATCATACATGGGTATAATTGAAATAAGTATGACTCATTTACTTACATATGAGTCAGTTTGACTCGTTACCCAACCTATCTACTCTGCCCATTTGTTTCTACAACTTGCAAATGAAATAACACATCAAATAAAAACAGTATTTGCAGAACTTACACATGATAGGCGTGCAACAACAACCAAGTACATTCGAATGCCATTCTTCAGGTTGATAGGATCTTCTAGAAGATAGCAAATCTTGTCTAGATGAAGTAGAAGAAGTGCTCCTGCAATAACATATACTTTTTAATTTATTATAATCTCAAGAGTACGACGCTAAAATCGCAAACTTGTACAGATTATGTAAATACACCAACCCTAAATCTGAATATACAACCATTTGCAGACCACTATTGTCTTCATGTTCTTGATTGGTGGTGACGTATGCCAGATCCTTGTCATCACATTGATAATTTGAAGCAAAAACCTCTGTGATTTGCATCAGATTCTGGATTAATTCACATTGACTGACATCTAAGTAGGATTGTGAATATTCTAGTTCAAGATGAAGCATTTCATTTTCTTTCTTGATTACTTCATTAAAAGGCAAATCTGGATATCTATAAGAAAGTGATTTCCTCAAAACAGCGTCATCGGTATTCAATGGATCAGGGTTCATAATCACTTGTTGCGCCTTTATGTCTTCATCATCTAATGTGTATTCATGTTGGTCCATTACAATATATTCCAATCTTTCCTGCATACTTCAAACTTTTTTATAAATGGAAGTTATTCATATGCACACATATTGGCTAAAAAACAAACAGAATAACATAGCAGTGACAATAAACCATCGCAAGATAGCCTAGTAGTTGAGGTTCTGATACTCACAAAAGTTCTTAGGTTCAAACCTCATTAGCAGCATATTTGGGGAAAAAGTCGGAGACGGTC
This genomic window from Rutidosis leptorrhynchoides isolate AG116_Rl617_1_P2 chromosome 2, CSIRO_AGI_Rlap_v1, whole genome shotgun sequence contains:
- the LOC139892106 gene encoding pentatricopeptide repeat-containing protein At3g51320 gives rise to the protein MARVLMRELLRYTRNPNSSINPISLSKINHYHSSESTTPSDLSYLSFEIKERRIINTIQTCQHSTKFYQIQSHFITSGFLQNPSIADRVLKLSLNYCDIDYTLFIFKLIHFPDTFCVNTVIKAYACSCLPNKVVRFYFEMLEEDGVLFKPNSYTFSSLISSCTKSKDSRLGKECHGQAVKVGVDRCLYVENPLIHFYASCGFSDDAWKVFGEMSVRDLVSWNSMVDGYVKFGEMGNAHKLFDEMPERNVGSWNVVIKGYLDGKNPGLVLKLFRKMVKVGGRGNDTTIVSVVTACGRSRRLKEGKSVHAFIIRTLTDVSLFIGTALIDMYCRCERSDVARSIFDRMLIKNLVCWNAMITGQSIHGNPRHGLQLFDKMLNLDKVIPDEITYVGVLCACARIGLMPEGKNHFLEMTKVYGIKPSFAHYFCMANLYASHGLVDEAVDFLKSMPVDISISPQSPLWAGLLGSCRFRGDVAIGEQIATALIEADPLNHSHYVLLILIYAVAGRWDDVNRMKCIMKERGIRVPGFSLLDLTDIVNSLEVGDKLEDRIASLNG
- the LOC139892108 gene encoding protein MID1-COMPLEMENTING ACTIVITY 1-like; this translates as MTTTWDHLGEIANVAQLSGFDAVKLIGLIVKAASTARLHKKNCQQFAMHLRLIGNLLQQLNISELKKYPETREPLEKLEDALRRSYILVNSCQDRSFLYLLALGWTIVYQFNKSQDEIDRYLKIIPLITLVNNSRVKERLEYIVMDQHEYTLDDEDIKAQQVIMNPDPLNTDDAVLRKSLSYRYPDLPFNEVIKKENEMLHLELEYSQSYLDVSQCELIQNLMQITEVFASNYQCDDKDLAYVTTNQEHEDNSGLQMVVYSDLGSTSSTSSRQDLLSSRRSYQPEEWHSNVLGCCCTPIMCLKTFFFPCGTLSKIATVATNTHMTSTDACHELMAYSLIASCCCYTCCIRKKLRTALNIRGGWGGDFHLHLCCCCCALVQELREIEMRGIHGPQKTKTSPPPCQYMES